A single genomic interval of Nonomuraea rubra harbors:
- a CDS encoding roadblock/LC7 domain-containing protein: protein MSAPTTNAGELNWLLDDLATRVAAVRQAVILSTDGLAVGHSKGLTREDAEHLSAVAAGFQSLARGTGRHFGGGDVRQTIVEMESAFLFVTAAGQGTCLAVIAEANVDVGQIAYEMAMLVKRVGQHITTNPRAGAS, encoded by the coding sequence ATGAGTGCGCCGACCACCAACGCCGGTGAGCTGAACTGGCTGCTGGACGACCTCGCCACGAGGGTCGCCGCCGTGCGCCAGGCGGTCATCTTGTCGACCGACGGCCTGGCCGTGGGTCACTCCAAGGGATTGACCCGCGAGGACGCCGAGCACCTGTCGGCCGTGGCGGCCGGGTTCCAGAGCCTGGCCCGCGGCACCGGGCGGCATTTCGGCGGCGGCGACGTGCGCCAGACCATTGTGGAGATGGAGTCGGCGTTCCTGTTCGTGACGGCGGCGGGCCAGGGCACCTGCCTGGCGGTGATCGCCGAGGCGAACGTGGACGTCGGTCAGATCGCCTACGAGATGGCGATGCTGGTCAAGCGGGTGGGCCAGCACATCACCACCAACCCGCGCGCTGGAGCGTCATGA
- a CDS encoding DUF742 domain-containing protein, whose translation MSDSPQWFDEEAGPVVRPYALIRGRTRSSGDAFDLVATVRAIGDPPGDLGPEQQLILRAAREPISLADLAVELDLPVGVIRVLLGDMRDHGLISVTSPSAGGARSNERILKEVINGLRAL comes from the coding sequence ATGAGCGATAGCCCGCAGTGGTTCGATGAGGAGGCGGGACCCGTCGTCCGGCCTTATGCTCTCATTCGCGGTCGCACGCGCTCATCAGGAGACGCGTTCGACCTCGTGGCCACCGTGCGCGCCATCGGCGACCCCCCTGGCGACCTCGGGCCCGAACAGCAACTCATCCTGCGGGCGGCCCGTGAACCGATCTCGCTGGCCGACCTGGCCGTCGAGCTCGACCTGCCCGTCGGCGTCATCCGGGTCCTGCTCGGTGACATGCGTGACCACGGCCTCATCTCGGTGACGTCGCCCTCAGCCGGAGGAGCGCGGTCGAATGAGCGCATTCTCAAGGAAGTGATCAATGGACTCCGTGCTCTCTGA
- a CDS encoding GTP-binding protein, protein MDSVLSEDPVALKILIAGGFGVGKTTLVGSISEIKPLRTEEVLSDRGIGVDDLDGVEAKTTTTVAMDFGRITIREGLVVYLFGTPGQERFWFMWDELSYGALGAVVIADTRRLTDCFPSVDYFEQRGTPFVVAVNCFDGAERHSVDDVRIALDLDDDVPVLLCDVRRRTSAKEVMITLVEHSLRTLTSAN, encoded by the coding sequence ATGGACTCCGTGCTCTCTGAGGACCCCGTCGCGCTCAAGATCCTGATCGCCGGGGGGTTCGGCGTCGGCAAGACCACCCTGGTCGGGTCGATCAGCGAGATCAAGCCACTGCGCACGGAGGAGGTGCTCTCCGACCGCGGGATCGGCGTCGACGACCTCGACGGGGTCGAGGCCAAGACCACCACGACCGTGGCGATGGACTTCGGCCGCATCACGATCCGCGAGGGGCTGGTCGTCTACCTGTTCGGCACGCCGGGTCAGGAGCGGTTCTGGTTCATGTGGGACGAGCTGTCCTACGGCGCGCTGGGCGCGGTCGTGATCGCCGACACCCGGCGGCTGACCGACTGCTTCCCCTCCGTCGACTACTTCGAGCAGCGCGGCACGCCGTTCGTGGTGGCCGTCAACTGCTTCGACGGCGCCGAACGGCACAGCGTGGACGACGTGCGCATCGCGCTCGACCTGGACGACGACGTCCCGGTCCTGCTCTGCGACGTACGCCGCAGGACCTCGGCCAAGGAGGTCATGATCACGCTGGTCGAGCACTCGCTGAGGACGCTCACCTCGGCCAACTGA
- a CDS encoding DUF742 domain-containing protein yields MSREHEWVDEEAGPVVRPYAVARGRTKSAAAEVDLLATVASTGVPVPAKAELSAQHRRLLAVAGKSRPVVEIASDLGLPVGVVRVLLGDLLEHGLVTVRPPRDKATTPTESLLREVINGLRAL; encoded by the coding sequence GTGAGCCGCGAGCACGAGTGGGTTGACGAGGAGGCCGGGCCTGTCGTGCGGCCGTACGCGGTCGCGCGGGGGCGCACCAAGTCGGCCGCCGCCGAGGTCGACCTGCTGGCGACCGTCGCCTCGACGGGGGTGCCCGTCCCCGCCAAGGCCGAGCTGAGCGCCCAGCACCGGCGCCTGCTGGCCGTGGCGGGCAAGAGCAGGCCCGTCGTGGAGATCGCCTCCGACCTGGGCCTGCCCGTCGGCGTCGTACGGGTGCTGCTGGGGGACCTGCTGGAGCACGGCCTGGTGACGGTGCGCCCGCCCCGCGACAAGGCGACCACCCCGACGGAGAGCCTGCTCCGCGAGGTGATCAACGGTCTCAGGGCGCTGTGA
- a CDS encoding sensor histidine kinase, with amino-acid sequence MASGRSIRFKISTLLVIPLISLIALWGFAASTTSGEALNLLKVETIWTDVINHTDGLVGNLQTERLASAQRLAGTSGDPDALAKARAKVDNNNKTLRQRALGEDAQSALTDDMKTQLQTVFEAIDRLPDIRRKVDDRQLTPGGLVTEYAKISDEVHLLYSRLTMSTDLELALQAQGLISADEVRELLAREHALIVAANGRASMHDVHLLAGIDGTRRHLFPKALANLDTELRAPFEKLYYSPRYVTMENLLEAYIGGEPLDLDLWRGISDQVQKEYRESIWRTGDKLLARMEPAGVGIAVRAGVAGALGLIAVIVSIVISVRIGRRLTRELGALRRTALDLAEIRLPDVVAKLRKGEPVDIAAEAPPITVSQKSTSEVRDLAAAFDSVQSTAVDAAVEQAKLREGVSEALRNLARRSQSLLQRQLRLLDEMQRQTEEPEALERLFKLDHLTTRMRRHAEGLVLLSGGAAGRRWRGVIPMEDVLSGAAAQVEEYTRVRVYPMPEAGVSGSAVADLMHLFAELIENATTFSSPSNEVAVHGEMVGRGFAVEIEDRGLGLDEATRRAINERLASPPEFDASQTERLGFAVVGMLAARHGIKVTLKPSPYGGTTAIVLIPATLVEPIAMPVQPVEFEPVPVSVIRPDPQEVTGPGELPRRVRTSRRNGTASTPAALPQQAPPQDDAPPRQLPRRERPAGLPQRQRAEGPPQRERQAGLPQRERQPGLPQREGQTGLPQRLGQEPPATPPIEERSPEETRALLSSLQSGWQRGRQESDQDGGSQS; translated from the coding sequence ATGGCATCGGGCAGATCCATCAGATTCAAGATCTCGACGCTGCTCGTCATCCCCTTGATCTCCCTGATCGCGCTCTGGGGCTTCGCCGCGAGCACCACGTCGGGAGAGGCTCTCAACCTGCTCAAGGTCGAGACCATCTGGACCGATGTCATCAACCACACCGACGGCCTGGTCGGCAACCTGCAGACCGAGCGCCTGGCCTCGGCGCAGCGCCTGGCCGGCACGAGCGGCGACCCGGACGCCCTGGCCAAGGCCCGGGCCAAGGTCGACAACAACAACAAGACGCTGCGCCAGCGGGCGCTCGGCGAGGACGCGCAGTCGGCGCTGACGGACGACATGAAGACCCAGCTCCAGACGGTCTTCGAGGCGATCGACCGGCTGCCGGACATCCGGCGCAAGGTGGACGACCGCCAGCTCACGCCGGGCGGCCTCGTCACCGAGTACGCGAAGATCTCCGACGAGGTCCACCTCCTGTACTCCCGGCTGACGATGAGCACGGACCTGGAGCTGGCGCTGCAGGCGCAGGGCCTGATCTCGGCCGACGAGGTACGCGAGCTGCTGGCCCGCGAGCACGCCCTGATCGTCGCCGCGAACGGCCGGGCGAGCATGCACGACGTGCACCTGCTGGCCGGCATCGACGGCACCCGCAGGCACCTGTTCCCGAAGGCGCTGGCCAACCTCGACACCGAGCTGCGGGCCCCGTTCGAGAAGCTGTACTACTCGCCCCGCTACGTCACCATGGAGAACCTCCTGGAGGCGTACATCGGCGGCGAGCCGCTGGACCTGGACCTCTGGCGGGGCATCTCGGACCAGGTGCAGAAGGAGTACCGCGAGTCGATCTGGCGCACCGGTGACAAGCTGCTGGCCAGGATGGAGCCCGCGGGCGTGGGCATCGCGGTGCGGGCCGGGGTCGCCGGCGCGCTCGGCCTGATCGCGGTCATCGTCTCGATCGTCATCTCCGTCAGGATCGGCCGCAGGCTCACCCGGGAGCTGGGGGCGCTGCGCCGTACCGCGCTGGACCTGGCGGAGATCAGGCTGCCGGACGTGGTGGCCAAGCTGCGCAAGGGCGAGCCCGTGGACATCGCGGCCGAGGCCCCGCCGATCACGGTGAGCCAGAAGTCGACCAGCGAGGTGCGCGACCTGGCGGCGGCGTTCGACAGCGTGCAGAGCACGGCCGTGGACGCCGCCGTCGAGCAGGCCAAGCTGCGCGAGGGCGTCTCCGAGGCGCTGCGGAACCTGGCCAGGCGCAGCCAGTCGCTGCTGCAGCGCCAGCTCAGGCTGCTGGACGAGATGCAGCGCCAGACCGAGGAGCCGGAGGCGCTGGAGCGCCTGTTCAAGCTCGACCACCTCACCACCCGCATGCGCCGCCACGCGGAGGGCCTGGTGCTGCTCTCCGGCGGCGCGGCGGGCCGCAGGTGGCGCGGCGTCATCCCGATGGAGGACGTGCTCAGCGGCGCCGCCGCCCAGGTGGAGGAGTACACCCGGGTACGCGTCTACCCGATGCCCGAGGCCGGTGTCTCCGGCTCGGCGGTGGCCGACCTCATGCACCTGTTCGCCGAGCTGATCGAGAACGCCACCACCTTCTCCTCGCCCAGCAACGAGGTGGCGGTGCACGGCGAGATGGTCGGCAGGGGCTTCGCGGTCGAGATCGAGGACCGCGGCCTGGGCCTGGACGAGGCCACGCGCAGGGCCATCAACGAGCGGCTGGCCAGCCCGCCGGAGTTCGACGCGTCGCAGACCGAGCGGCTCGGGTTCGCGGTGGTCGGCATGCTCGCGGCCAGGCACGGCATCAAGGTCACGCTCAAGCCGTCGCCGTACGGCGGGACCACGGCCATCGTGCTCATCCCGGCCACGCTGGTGGAGCCGATCGCGATGCCGGTGCAGCCGGTGGAGTTCGAGCCGGTGCCGGTCTCGGTGATCCGGCCGGACCCGCAGGAGGTCACGGGGCCGGGCGAGCTGCCCAGGCGCGTACGCACCAGCAGGCGCAACGGCACCGCGTCCACCCCTGCGGCGCTGCCGCAGCAGGCACCGCCGCAGGACGACGCGCCGCCGCGGCAGTTGCCCCGCCGCGAGCGCCCGGCGGGCCTGCCCCAGCGCCAGCGGGCCGAGGGGCCGCCACAGCGCGAACGGCAGGCGGGGCTGCCGCAACGGGAACGGCAGCCGGGGCTGCCGCAGCGTGAAGGGCAGACAGGGCTGCCGCAACGGCTCGGCCAGGAGCCACCCGCCACGCCACCGATCGAGGAGCGTTCGCCGGAGGAGACCAGGGCGCTGCTCTCCTCGCTCCAGTCCGGCTGGCAGCGCGGACGGCAGGAAAGCGACCAGGATGGGGGATCTCAATCGTGA
- a CDS encoding DUF998 domain-containing protein — protein MTAVKRLSPWIACASILFSVVAVVAGQLGPDPYLDPMNVTISEYAVSDRGGVTEVAMAVLGIGSLALLAGLRSVGAPIKGAPQWLLMVWSGALVVAALVPTTPIGQDLDLAAQIHRYVSVAAFVSLPAAGALMVPRLASDASWKPVARAVEWVALAGGFGLLAITYVAMPGERVMIGLVERLLLGAEVALLAVLAGWLVRLTWQRSAARAAMAANFPTYHRFIASRS, from the coding sequence ATGACCGCAGTGAAGAGGCTCTCCCCCTGGATCGCCTGCGCCTCGATTCTGTTCTCGGTGGTCGCCGTGGTGGCGGGCCAGCTCGGCCCCGACCCCTACCTCGACCCCATGAACGTCACCATCAGCGAGTACGCCGTGTCCGACCGCGGGGGCGTCACGGAGGTCGCGATGGCGGTGCTCGGAATCGGGTCCCTGGCGCTGCTGGCGGGGCTGCGGTCGGTGGGGGCGCCCATCAAGGGCGCGCCGCAGTGGTTGCTGATGGTGTGGTCGGGCGCTCTCGTGGTGGCCGCGTTGGTCCCGACCACGCCCATCGGCCAGGACCTCGACCTGGCGGCCCAGATCCACCGGTACGTCTCGGTCGCGGCGTTCGTGAGCCTGCCCGCCGCCGGCGCGCTGATGGTGCCCAGGCTGGCCTCAGACGCCTCCTGGAAGCCCGTCGCGAGGGCGGTGGAGTGGGTGGCCCTGGCGGGGGGTTTCGGGCTGCTGGCCATCACGTACGTGGCCATGCCCGGCGAGCGGGTGATGATCGGGCTCGTCGAGCGGTTGCTGCTGGGCGCGGAGGTGGCGTTGCTGGCCGTGCTGGCGGGCTGGCTCGTACGGCTCACGTGGCAGCGGAGCGCCGCACGGGCCGCCATGGCCGCAAATTTCCCGACATATCACAGATTTATCGCTAGTCGATCTTAA
- a CDS encoding xylulokinase has protein sequence MTLVAGVDSSTQSCKVVIRDAETGELVRQGRAAHPAGTEVHPSHWWTALLRAIEEAGGLDGVAAISVGGQQHGMVCLDESGNVVREALLWNDTRSAQAALDLIAELGGPQAWADGVGSVPVASFTVTKLRWLAEHEPDNARRTAAVCLPHDWLTWRLSGALASGVPFSAAAWADAPLPPLSHLVTDRGDASGTGYWSPATGAYRTDLLKAAFGAVPLLPRVLGPAEEAGAAVAGGPGPILIAPGTGDNMAAALGVGARPGDVVVSLGTSGTAFAVAETPSADPTGAVAGFADATGRFLPLVATLNAARVLDAAARVTGVSLDELGTLALQAPPGAGGLTLVPYLEGERTPNRPTATGSVHGLTLATSTPAHLARAAVEGMLCGLADALDALAMRPERVLLIGGAARSEAVRRIAPTIFGVPITVPPPAEYVADGAAHQAATLVTTPDWRSGDTAVYEGEAIPSIRDRYARATGHILD, from the coding sequence GTGACGCTGGTCGCTGGGGTCGATTCCTCCACGCAGAGTTGCAAGGTCGTCATTCGAGACGCGGAGACGGGAGAGCTGGTCCGGCAGGGCCGTGCCGCTCACCCGGCGGGCACCGAGGTGCACCCCTCCCACTGGTGGACCGCGTTGTTGCGGGCCATCGAGGAGGCCGGTGGGCTCGACGGCGTGGCCGCCATCAGTGTGGGCGGGCAGCAGCACGGCATGGTCTGCCTGGACGAGTCCGGAAATGTCGTACGCGAGGCGTTGTTGTGGAACGACACCCGCTCCGCCCAGGCCGCCCTCGACCTGATCGCCGAGCTGGGCGGGCCGCAGGCGTGGGCCGACGGCGTGGGCTCGGTGCCCGTGGCGTCGTTCACGGTGACCAAGCTGCGCTGGCTGGCCGAGCACGAGCCGGACAACGCCCGCCGCACGGCCGCCGTGTGCCTGCCGCACGACTGGCTCACCTGGCGCCTGTCGGGCGCGCTGGCGTCCGGCGTCCCGTTCTCCGCCGCCGCCTGGGCGGACGCGCCGCTGCCTCCGCTGTCGCACCTGGTCACCGACCGGGGTGACGCCTCGGGCACCGGCTACTGGTCGCCCGCGACGGGCGCCTACCGTACGGACCTGCTCAAGGCCGCCTTCGGCGCGGTCCCGCTGCTGCCCAGGGTGCTGGGACCGGCCGAGGAGGCGGGCGCGGCCGTGGCGGGAGGGCCCGGCCCGATCCTGATCGCCCCCGGCACGGGCGACAACATGGCCGCCGCGCTGGGCGTGGGAGCCCGGCCGGGTGACGTCGTGGTCTCGCTGGGGACGTCCGGCACGGCGTTCGCGGTCGCGGAGACGCCCAGCGCCGACCCCACGGGCGCGGTCGCCGGCTTCGCCGACGCCACGGGCCGCTTCCTGCCACTGGTGGCCACGCTCAACGCCGCCCGCGTCCTGGACGCCGCCGCCCGCGTCACCGGGGTCTCCCTGGACGAGCTCGGCACCCTCGCCCTCCAGGCGCCCCCCGGCGCCGGTGGGCTCACGCTGGTCCCCTACCTGGAGGGTGAGCGCACCCCGAACCGGCCCACCGCCACCGGCTCCGTCCACGGCCTCACCCTGGCCACCTCCACCCCCGCCCACCTGGCGCGGGCCGCCGTCGAAGGCATGCTCTGCGGCCTGGCCGACGCGCTGGACGCGCTGGCCATGCGGCCGGAGCGGGTGCTGCTGATCGGCGGCGCGGCCCGCTCGGAGGCGGTCCGCCGGATCGCCCCCACGATCTTCGGCGTCCCGATCACGGTGCCGCCGCCCGCCGAGTACGTCGCCGACGGCGCCGCCCACCAGGCCGCCACGCTGGTGACCACGCCTGACTGGCGGTCGGGCGACACGGCCGTGTACGAGGGCGAGGCGATCCCCTCGATCCGCGACCGCTACGCCCGCGCCACGGGACACATCCTGGACTGA
- the xylA gene encoding xylose isomerase: MYEPTPDDRFTFGLWTVGWQARDPFGDATRAPLDPVESVHRLAELGAYGVTFHDDDLLAVEPDRERAIASFRKALAETGLKVPMATTNLFTHPVFRDGAFTSNDRDVRRYALRKVMRNLDLAASLGASTYVCWGGREGAESDAAKDVRAALGRYKEAIDLLCGYVRERGYDLRFAIEPKPNEPRGDILLPTIGHALAFIGELEHPEMVGLNPEVGHEQMAGLNFVHGIAQALWHGKLFHIDLNGQHGPKYDQDLIFGHGDVMSAFFLVDLLEHGGYDGPRHFDYKPLRTEDPGDVWVSAAANMRTYLILREKARNFRADPEVREAMRASRVEELGLPTLNRGETLADLATDDFDPEAAARRGYHFSHLNQLALEHLLGVRG, translated from the coding sequence ATGTACGAGCCAACCCCTGACGATCGGTTCACGTTCGGGCTGTGGACGGTCGGCTGGCAGGCGCGCGATCCGTTCGGGGACGCCACCCGGGCGCCCCTCGACCCGGTCGAGAGCGTGCACCGGCTTGCCGAGCTGGGGGCCTACGGCGTCACCTTCCACGACGACGACCTGCTCGCCGTCGAACCCGATCGCGAGAGGGCGATCGCGTCCTTCCGGAAAGCGCTAGCCGAGACCGGGCTGAAAGTGCCCATGGCCACCACCAACCTGTTCACCCACCCCGTCTTCCGCGACGGCGCCTTCACCAGCAACGACCGTGACGTGCGCCGGTACGCCCTGCGCAAGGTCATGCGCAACCTCGACCTGGCCGCCTCGCTGGGCGCCTCCACCTACGTGTGCTGGGGCGGCCGCGAGGGGGCCGAGTCCGACGCGGCCAAGGACGTACGCGCCGCGCTCGGCCGCTACAAGGAGGCCATCGACCTGCTCTGCGGCTACGTCCGCGAGCGCGGCTACGACCTGCGCTTCGCCATCGAGCCCAAGCCGAACGAGCCCCGCGGCGACATCCTCCTGCCCACCATCGGCCACGCCCTCGCGTTCATCGGCGAACTGGAGCACCCCGAGATGGTCGGCCTCAACCCCGAGGTCGGCCACGAGCAGATGGCCGGGCTCAACTTCGTGCACGGCATCGCCCAGGCGCTGTGGCACGGCAAGCTCTTCCACATCGACCTCAACGGCCAGCACGGCCCGAAGTACGACCAGGACCTGATCTTCGGCCACGGTGACGTGATGAGCGCGTTCTTCCTGGTCGACCTGCTGGAGCACGGTGGTTACGACGGGCCGCGGCACTTCGACTACAAACCTTTGCGCACCGAGGATCCCGGGGATGTCTGGGTTTCGGCCGCGGCGAACATGCGGACGTACCTGATCCTCAGGGAGAAGGCCCGAAACTTCCGCGCCGACCCCGAGGTGCGCGAGGCGATGCGGGCCTCCCGCGTCGAGGAGCTCGGCCTGCCCACGCTCAACCGCGGCGAGACGCTGGCCGACCTCGCGACGGACGACTTCGATCCCGAGGCAGCGGCCCGGCGCGGATACCATTTCTCCCATCTGAACCAGCTTGCGCTGGAGCACTTGTTAGGAGTTCGTGGGTGA
- a CDS encoding VOC family protein: MPVQRLNHAVLYVRDVELSVAFYREALGFEVVMGMRGAAFLQAPGSSNDHDLGLFQIGEQASPSSAGRTSVGLYHLAWEVDTLEELERVQAKLAELGALVGSSDHSTTKALYARDPDGLEFEVSWLVPASLLTDELLAGRASIRPLDLNADKQRYGGQTRGGVGVSIPA, translated from the coding sequence ATGCCGGTACAGCGGCTCAACCACGCGGTCCTCTACGTCCGCGACGTGGAGCTAAGCGTGGCCTTCTACCGGGAGGCCCTCGGCTTCGAGGTCGTCATGGGCATGCGGGGCGCCGCCTTCCTCCAGGCCCCCGGCTCCTCCAACGATCACGACCTGGGCCTGTTCCAGATCGGCGAGCAGGCGTCCCCCTCCTCCGCCGGACGCACCTCCGTCGGCCTCTACCACCTGGCCTGGGAGGTCGACACCCTGGAGGAGCTGGAGCGCGTGCAGGCCAAGCTGGCCGAGCTCGGCGCCCTGGTCGGCTCCTCCGACCACAGCACCACGAAGGCGCTGTACGCCAGGGACCCCGACGGGCTGGAGTTCGAGGTGTCGTGGCTGGTGCCCGCCTCGCTGTTGACCGACGAGCTCCTCGCCGGGCGCGCCAGCATCCGCCCGCTCGACCTGAACGCCGACAAGCAGCGGTACGGCGGGCAGACCCGGGGCGGAGTGGGCGTGTCCATCCCCGCTTGA
- a CDS encoding TIGR04013 family B12-binding domain/radical SAM domain-containing protein, which produces MALAVCVVVRYRKAVTYGVHALLAALETAGVEHELRLGTTPEETAGHILASEADRVLVLWSFYSPDAEAMAAELAEVRARSGERGLHIAGGVHATAEPQQVIDAGWDLAGIGEGESTIISLVRALQEDTPLTAVPGLAIKDADGVALRTRPAPQLPLDTFPSFAGRSGPIEITRGCRYTCRFCQTPFMFGGQFRHRSVASVREHVRGLVERGLRDVRFITPTSLSYGSPGPDPDLGAVEELLAGVKEELPPHGRVFFGSFPSEVRPEHVSPEAMRLLKRYVANDNLIIGAQSGSDRVLAASGRGHDTSPVRDAVRIAVEHGFRPNVDFIFGMPGESESDQAQSLRLASDLAELGARIHTHTFMPLPGTPWRDAEPAFIPLATMSELDRLAQRGDAYGHWRRQAEHAVRLAETAKAYPRRARRRRTAD; this is translated from the coding sequence GTGGCGCTGGCAGTGTGTGTGGTGGTCCGATATCGCAAGGCGGTGACGTACGGCGTGCACGCGCTGCTCGCCGCCCTGGAGACCGCGGGGGTCGAGCACGAGCTGCGGCTCGGCACCACCCCCGAGGAGACCGCCGGGCACATCCTGGCCAGCGAGGCCGACCGGGTGCTCGTGCTCTGGTCGTTCTACTCGCCCGACGCCGAGGCCATGGCCGCCGAGCTGGCCGAGGTCAGGGCGCGCAGCGGCGAGCGCGGGCTGCACATCGCGGGCGGCGTGCACGCCACCGCCGAGCCGCAGCAGGTCATCGACGCGGGCTGGGACCTGGCGGGCATCGGCGAGGGCGAGTCGACGATCATCTCCCTCGTCCGGGCGCTGCAGGAGGACACGCCGCTCACCGCCGTACCCGGCCTGGCGATCAAGGACGCCGACGGAGTCGCGCTGCGCACCAGGCCCGCGCCCCAGCTCCCGCTCGACACGTTCCCCTCGTTCGCCGGCAGGAGCGGGCCGATCGAGATCACCCGAGGGTGCCGCTACACGTGCCGCTTCTGCCAGACGCCGTTCATGTTCGGCGGGCAGTTCAGGCACCGGTCGGTGGCGAGCGTGCGCGAGCACGTGCGCGGCCTGGTCGAGCGCGGCCTGCGCGACGTGCGGTTCATCACGCCGACCTCGCTGTCGTACGGCTCGCCCGGGCCCGATCCCGATCTCGGGGCGGTGGAGGAGCTGCTGGCCGGGGTCAAGGAGGAGCTGCCGCCGCACGGGCGGGTCTTCTTCGGCAGCTTCCCCTCGGAAGTGCGGCCCGAGCACGTCTCGCCCGAGGCCATGCGGCTGCTCAAGCGGTACGTCGCCAACGACAACCTGATCATCGGGGCGCAGTCGGGGTCCGACCGGGTGCTGGCCGCCTCGGGGCGCGGGCACGACACCTCACCCGTACGCGACGCCGTCAGGATCGCCGTCGAGCACGGCTTTCGGCCGAACGTCGACTTCATCTTCGGCATGCCGGGGGAGTCGGAGTCGGATCAGGCGCAGTCGCTCCGGCTCGCGAGCGACCTGGCCGAGCTGGGGGCCCGCATCCACACCCACACGTTCATGCCGCTGCCGGGCACGCCGTGGCGGGACGCCGAGCCGGCGTTCATCCCGCTGGCGACGATGAGCGAGCTCGACCGGCTGGCGCAGCGCGGCGACGCCTACGGGCACTGGCGCAGGCAGGCCGAGCACGCCGTACGCCTGGCCGAGACCGCCAAGGCGTACCCCCGCAGGGCCCGCCGCAGGCGCACCGCCGACTAG
- a CDS encoding MarR family winged helix-turn-helix transcriptional regulator — MIALGTLMRHVHELMDGAIAGIYAEHGLPDYRPRYSPVVRALVARGPLAIRDLAGAIGVSHSAASQTVVQMRRSGFVTLEKGADARHRIVHLTDRARAALPLIEAEWAATERAVRELDAELPVPLEQLMTATLQALERRNFRERIGDVNA, encoded by the coding sequence GTGATCGCACTGGGCACGTTGATGCGGCACGTGCACGAGCTGATGGACGGCGCCATCGCCGGCATCTACGCCGAGCACGGCCTGCCCGACTACCGGCCGCGCTACTCGCCCGTCGTGCGCGCGCTGGTGGCGCGGGGCCCGCTCGCCATCCGCGACCTGGCCGGGGCGATCGGCGTGAGCCACTCCGCCGCCAGCCAGACGGTGGTCCAGATGCGCCGCAGCGGCTTCGTCACCCTGGAGAAGGGCGCAGACGCCCGCCACCGCATCGTCCACCTCACCGACCGGGCCCGCGCCGCGCTCCCCCTCATCGAGGCCGAGTGGGCGGCCACGGAGCGGGCCGTACGCGAGCTGGACGCCGAGCTGCCCGTGCCGCTGGAGCAGCTCATGACGGCCACGCTCCAGGCACTGGAGCGGCGGAATTTTCGCGAGCGCATCGGGGACGTCAACGCCTAG